From one Suricata suricatta isolate VVHF042 chromosome 8, meerkat_22Aug2017_6uvM2_HiC, whole genome shotgun sequence genomic stretch:
- the TRIM56 gene encoding E3 ubiquitin-protein ligase TRIM56: MVSQGSSPSLLEALSSDFLACKICLEQLRAPKTLPCLHTYCQDCLAQLAEGGHLRCPECRETVPVPPAGVAAFKTNFFVNGLLDLVRARAGGDLRAGKPACALCPLMGGAGTGGPATARCLDCADDLCQACADGHRCTRQTHTHRVVDLVGYRAGWYDEEARERQAAQCPQHPGEALRFLCQPCSQLLCRECRLDPHLDHPCLPLAEAVRARRPGLEELLAGVDGNLAELEAARTAEKEALARLREQAVRVGTQVEEVAEGVLRALLAQKQEVLGQLRAHVEAAEEAARERLEELEGREQVARGAAAFARRVLSLGREAEILSLEGAIAQRLRQLQDCPWTPGPAPCLLPQLEFHPGLLDKNCRLLGLSFEEQSQKDSGKEGAGSQGGDETPNQREDGAKSERQGGIQPQSRDGACTPKENRAQTAQEGGAQTPKEDRAKTPQEDGAQTPKEGRAQTPLEDEGAQTPRGGRSNKKRKFKGRLKSVSREPSPAPGLNLEGSGLLPRPIFSCSFPTRMPGDKRSPRITGLCPFGPREILVADEQNRALKRFSLNGDYKGAVPVPEGCSPCSVAALQGAVAFSAGARLYLISPDGEVQWRRALSLSQASHAVAAMPSGDRVAVSVSGHVEVYNMEGSLATRFIPGGKANRGLRALVFLTTSPQGNFVGSDWQQNSVVVCDGLGQVIGEYRGPGLHGCQPGSVSVDKKGYIFLTLREVNKVVILDPKGSLLGDFLTAYHGLEKPRVTTMVDGRHLVVSLSNGTIHVFRVRSPDS; encoded by the coding sequence ATGGTTTCCCAGGGATCCTCGCCCTCCCTGCTGGAAGCCCTGAGCAGCGACTTCCTGGCCTGTAAAATATGCCTGGAGCAGCTTCGGGCACCCAAAACCTTGCCCTGCCTGCACACCTACTGCCAGGATTGCCTGGCCCAGCTGGCCGAGGGTGGCCACCTCCGATGCCCTGAGTGCCGAGAGACCGTGCCCGTGCCACCGGCGGGCGTGGCCGCCTTCAAGACCAACTTCTTTGTCAATGGGCTCCTGGATTTGGTGAGGGCCCGGGCTGGCGGAGACCTGCGGGCGGGGAAGCCAGCCTGTGCGCTGTGTCCCCTGATGGGGGGGGCCGGCACAGGGGGCCCGGCCACCGCCCGGTGCCTGGACTGCGCGGATGACCTGTGCCAGGCCTGCGCTGACGGGCACCGCTGCACTCGGCAGACTCACACCCACCGGGTGGTGGACCTGGTGGGCTACCGGGCCGGCTGGTATGACGAGGAGGCCCGGGAGCGCCAGGCAGCCCAGTGCCCTCAGCACCCGGGAGAGGCCCTGCGCTTCCTCTGCCAGCCCTGCTCCCAGCTACTGTGCCGTGAGTGCCGCCTGGACCCCCACCTGGACCACCCCTGCCTGCCACTGGCCGAGGCTGTGCGCGCCCGCAGGCCGGGCCTGGAGGAGCTGCTGGCGGGCGTGGACGGCAACCTGGCAGAGCTCGAGGCCGCCCGGACGGCCGAAAAGGAAGCCTTGGCCCGGCTGCGGGAACAGGCAGTGAGGGTGGGGACCCAGGTGGAGGAGGTGGCTGAGGGGGTCCTCCGGGCCCTCCTGGCCCAGAAGCAGGAGGTGCTGGGGCAGCTGCGGGCCCACGTGGAGGCTGCTGAGGAGGCTGCTCGGGAAAggctggaggagctggagggcCGGGAGCAGGTGGCCAGGGGGGCAGCTGCCTTCGCCCGTCGGGTACTCAGCTTGGGTCGAGAGGCCGAGATACTTTCTCTGGAAGGGGCGATTGCCCAGAGGCTCCGGCAGCTGCAGGACTGTCCCTGGACGCCtggcccagccccctgcctgctgCCTCAGCTGGAGTTCCATCCTGGGCTCCTGGACAAGAACTGCCGCCTGCTAGGGCTCTCCTTTGAGGAACAGTCCCAGAAGGACAGTGGGAAAGAAGGAGCTGGAAGCCAGGGAGGTGACGAAACTCCCAACCAGAGAGAGGATGGAGCCAAGTCAGAGAGACAAGGTGGAATCCAGCCCCAGAGTAGGGATGGGGCTTGCACCCCAAAGGAGAACAGAGCCCAGACAGCCCAGGAAGGTGGAGCCCAGACCCCAAAGGAGGACAGAGCCAAGACACCCCAGGAAGACGGAGCCCAGACCCCAAAAGAGGGCAGAGCCCAGACCCCCCTAGAAGACGAAGGAGCCCAGACCCCGAGGGGTGGCAGATCCAACAAGAAGAGGAAGTTCAAAGGCAGACTCAAGTCAGTTTCCCGGGagcccagcccagcacctggGCTGAATCTGGAGGGCTCtggcctcctccccaggcccaTTTTTTCCTGCAGCTTCCCCACTCGGATGCCGGGAGACAAGCGGTCTCCTAGGATCACAGGGCTCTGCCCGTTCGGCCCCCGGGAGATCCTGGTGGCGGATGAGCAGAATAGGGCGCTGAAGCGCTTCTCCCTCAATGGTGACTACAAGGGCGCGGTGCCTGTCCCCGAGGGCTGCTCCCCATGTAGTGTGGCTGCCCTGCAGGGAGCGGTGGCCTTCTCGGCTGGCGCGAGGCTCTACCTCATCAGCCCTGACGGCGAGGTGCAGTGGCGCCGGGCCCTGAGCCTCTCCCAGGCCAGCCACGCTGTGGCCGCCATGCCGAGTGGGGACCGCGTGGCCGTCAGTGTGTCGGGCCACGTGGAAGTGTACAACATGGAAGGCAGCCTGGCCACCCGGTTTATCCCTGGGGGCAAGGCCAACAGGGGCCTGCGGGCACTGGTGTTCCTGACCACCAGCCCCCAGGGCAACTTTGTGGGGTCAGATTGGCAGCAGAACAGCGTGGTGGTCTGTGATGGGCTGGGCCAGGTGATTGGGGAGTACCGGGGGCCAGGCCTGCATGGTTGCCAGCCAGGCTCTGTGTCTGTGGATAAGAAAGGCTACATCTTCCTGACCCTTCGCGAGGTCAACAAGGTGGTGATCCTGGATCCAAAGGGGTCACTGCTCGGCGACTTCCTGACAGCCTATCATGGCCTGGAAAAGCCTAGAGTGACCACCATGGTGGACGGCAGACACCTGGTCGTGTCTCTCAGTAACGGGACCATTCATGTCTTTCGGGTCCGCTCTCCTGATAGTTAA